The nucleotide window ATAAAAATGGCAATTACAGAATTTGTAAACTTTGCATCTATACCAGTAAGAGTTACCATTAACGAGTACATTGAAATAGCCAAGGACTACTCTACTTCAAAGAGTAGTTATTTTATAAATGGAGTATTAGATAAAATCTCTAAAGAGTTTACAAAGGATAAAAGAATTGTAAAAATTGGAAGAGGATTACTATAAATTTGTAAACTCCATTTTTAATTCATTATTTTTACACAAATTAATATAACATGAAAAGATCAACAATTTTAATAGCGTTTTTAGCAACGTCAATGGCTTTTATTTCTTGTGGTAATAATAGCAATGCATCATCTAAAATTAATAAAGAAAATTTAGAAAGTGCAAAGAATAGAGATGTAGAAATTAAAAACGGAGCTGCAGTAGTAACTTTCGATGAAACAGAGTACGATTTTGGTACAGTTACAGAAGGTGAAATTGTAGAAACAGTTTTTACCTTAACAAACTCTGGTAAAACAGATTTAGTTATTACAGATGCACAAGTAACTTGTGGTTGTACAGTTCCTGTTTGGCCAAAAAAACCTATTAAGCCAGGAGCTACAGAAGAAATTCAAGTAAGATTTAATACAAATGGTAAAAGTAATAGACAACAAAAGAATATTACTTTAATTACAAATACTGAATCTGGAAGAGAAATATTAACGCTTAAAGGTATGGTTACCCCAAAAGCATAATTACATTTATAAATGGATTCAGGAAGTTTAGCAAGTATGTTGCCATTTTTGGCAATGATTTTAGTCTTATATTTTTTTATGATAAGACCACAAATGCAACGTCAAAAGAAAGAAAAAGCATTTCAAGCAGAAATTAAAAAAGGAGCAAAAGTTATTACTGCTAGTGGTATACATGGTAAAATTGTAGAGATTAATGCTACAGATAACACTATTACTTTAGAAACAGGAG belongs to Polaribacter dokdonensis and includes:
- the yajC gene encoding preprotein translocase subunit YajC → MDSGSLASMLPFLAMILVLYFFMIRPQMQRQKKEKAFQAEIKKGAKVITASGIHGKIVEINATDNTITLETGAGKIKFERSAISMELSKKYLAPAKK
- a CDS encoding DUF1573 domain-containing protein; the protein is MKRSTILIAFLATSMAFISCGNNSNASSKINKENLESAKNRDVEIKNGAAVVTFDETEYDFGTVTEGEIVETVFTLTNSGKTDLVITDAQVTCGCTVPVWPKKPIKPGATEEIQVRFNTNGKSNRQQKNITLITNTESGREILTLKGMVTPKA